The Streptomyces rimosus genomic interval GGCGCGATGAGCGAGGCCGACCTGGAGGCGGTCTTCGATGCGGATTACGTGTATTTCATGCGTGCCGACCACACCGCGGACTTCAACCGCCGGGAGGCCGGCATCGCGATGCGTGCCGCGGGGCTGCAGCCCGGGATGCGGGTGCTGGACGCCGGGTGCGGCTACGGTCGTATCGCGCTGGAGATGGCCCGCTACGGGACGAGCGTGCACGGCGTCGACCGCAGCCGCCACCTGATCGAGCTTGCCCGCACCGGTGCCGCCTGCCACCACCTGCCGGCCGGCTTCGAGGCCACCGACCTGCGACACCTGACCGCCCGCGGCGCCTTTGACGCCGCCCTGATGCGGTTCACCACCTTCGGGGTTACACCACCGACCC includes:
- a CDS encoding SAM-dependent methyltransferase, with amino-acid sequence MVRQVSGAGAVALAQWGAMSEADLEAVFDADYVYFMRADHTADFNRREAGIAMRAAGLQPGMRVLDAGCGYGRIALEMARYGTSVHGVDRSRHLIELARTGAACHHLPAGFEATDLRHLTARGAFDAALMRFTTFGVTPPTPTTT